The following are encoded in a window of Roseimicrobium gellanilyticum genomic DNA:
- the pafA gene encoding alkaline phosphatase PafA, with product MSSLKVFTAFSVLCLAHSVSLPGQEGPKGAAPNTAARPKLVVGIAIDQMRWDYLHRFSHQFGEGGFKRMLGEGFTCDSTFINHLPSATAVGHATVFTGSVPAIHGITGNDWRDQATGKNVYCVEDETVTTIGSQSDEGKMSPRNLLVTTVTDELRLATNFRSKVVGVSLKDRAAILPAGHSATAAYWFDDLSGGFVSSTYYMKEAPQWLTDFNGRNVGAELVKGDWHLAQPLDKYTQSSPDDVPWEGKSGKETAPVFPHEIAAAYRLKKEVIRTTPFGNTLTLLCAQAAVEGHQLGQGTDTDFLTINCASTDYVGHKYGPNSLEIEDVYYRLDRDLESFFAFLDGKVGKGNYLVFLTADHAVAHNIGFMQEHKLPAGDFNVTDAVKLVNEKVQKATGIEKVILGVDNSTISFDMKKIEEAAADFERIKTIAADVLRQFPGVLFVVDTSRAGEATVPEPLKTMIVNGYNSRRVGALQVILNSGWMRTGKTGTTHGAWNPYDTHIPLLFMGWGVKHGSSARVVHMQDIAPTVANLLRIQMPSGCVGESIVEVLER from the coding sequence ATGTCTTCTCTGAAAGTCTTCACCGCGTTCTCAGTCCTATGTCTTGCCCACAGTGTCTCCTTGCCTGGCCAGGAAGGGCCGAAGGGTGCCGCACCCAACACTGCTGCCCGGCCCAAGCTCGTGGTCGGCATTGCGATTGACCAGATGCGGTGGGACTACCTGCATCGCTTCAGCCATCAGTTCGGTGAGGGCGGATTCAAGCGGATGCTGGGCGAGGGATTTACCTGTGACAGCACCTTCATCAATCATCTGCCTTCCGCCACGGCGGTAGGACATGCGACGGTCTTCACCGGTTCCGTGCCGGCCATTCACGGCATCACAGGGAACGACTGGCGTGATCAAGCAACGGGAAAGAATGTGTACTGCGTGGAAGACGAGACCGTCACCACCATCGGCAGCCAGTCGGATGAGGGGAAGATGTCGCCACGCAATCTGCTGGTCACGACTGTCACGGATGAGCTCCGCCTCGCGACGAATTTCCGCTCGAAAGTCGTGGGCGTCTCGCTCAAGGATCGTGCGGCCATCCTCCCTGCCGGACACTCCGCTACTGCGGCCTATTGGTTTGACGATCTCTCTGGCGGCTTCGTCTCAAGCACCTACTACATGAAGGAGGCTCCGCAGTGGCTCACGGATTTTAATGGTCGCAACGTCGGCGCCGAGTTGGTGAAGGGTGACTGGCATCTGGCGCAGCCGCTAGACAAATACACCCAGAGCTCGCCAGATGATGTGCCGTGGGAAGGCAAGAGTGGCAAAGAAACCGCGCCTGTGTTTCCCCATGAAATCGCGGCGGCGTACCGGCTGAAGAAGGAGGTCATTCGCACCACGCCCTTCGGCAACACGCTCACGCTGCTTTGCGCGCAGGCGGCCGTGGAGGGACATCAGCTTGGACAGGGAACGGACACCGACTTCCTCACCATCAACTGCGCTTCCACGGACTACGTGGGCCACAAGTATGGTCCGAACTCCCTCGAAATCGAAGATGTGTATTACCGCCTTGATCGCGACTTGGAGAGCTTCTTCGCCTTCCTCGATGGAAAGGTGGGGAAGGGGAACTATCTCGTGTTTCTCACGGCGGACCATGCCGTGGCGCACAACATCGGCTTCATGCAGGAGCACAAGCTGCCGGCGGGGGATTTCAATGTGACCGACGCCGTGAAGCTGGTGAATGAAAAAGTGCAGAAGGCCACCGGCATCGAGAAGGTGATCCTCGGCGTGGATAACTCCACGATCAGCTTTGACATGAAGAAGATCGAAGAGGCGGCTGCGGATTTCGAGCGTATCAAAACCATCGCTGCTGATGTTCTGCGCCAGTTTCCCGGCGTACTGTTTGTGGTGGACACGTCCCGTGCGGGTGAGGCAACGGTGCCCGAGCCTCTCAAGACGATGATCGTCAATGGATACAATTCGCGTCGCGTCGGCGCGCTCCAGGTCATCCTCAACAGCGGATGGATGCGCACCGGCAAGACGGGCACCACACATGGTGCGTGGAATCCCTATGACACGCACATTCCGCTGCTCTTCATGGGCTGGGGAGTCAAACACGGCTCCTCCGCAAGAGTGGTGCACATGCAGGACATTGCTCCCACCGTGGCAAATCTGCTACGCATCCAGATGCCCAGCGGCTGCGTGGGCGAGTCGATTGTGGAAGTGCTCGAGCGGTAA